Genomic window (Peromyscus eremicus chromosome 12, PerEre_H2_v1, whole genome shotgun sequence):
TTTtcggtttttctttttcatttttggagacaggctatATACCCCAGACTGACTTAGAACTCGTGTGGTTGAGGATGACCTTTTCCCCTCTTCCTTTATTTACTTGTTTCAAAATTTtagatacataaacacacaccgtATTCATCTCACTATCCTTTCTTATCCCCTGTCTTAGAACTCCTTCCTCCCTACAAGTCTACCTCCTACCTCAtatctctcctcccactctcccttcctccctccctctctctctctctctctctctctctctctctctctctctctctctctcttttaagatttatttatttattatgtacacagaagagggcaccagatctcattacagatggctatgagccacaatgtgggtgctgggaattgaactcaggacctctggaagagcagccagtgctcttaaccactgagccatctctccagcgctctctctctctctctctctctctctctctctctctctctctctctctcttgagacaaggtttctctctttagtcctggctgttctggaactggctctgcagaccagactggcctcgaactcacagagatcttcctgcctctgccttccgagtgctgggatttcaggtatgCGCTACCATCGCCtggcctctttctctctcctcccccccccctctggTGTCCCACTACATTTAACTGTAGTTGCttgcaggagcatgggtgaggggttattaCTTGAGAAAGAATAGCTTACCCACTGGCTGCAttgcatgggtgaggggttattaCTTGAGAAAGAATAGCTTACCCAGTGGCTGCATTGCTGAAGAATATGATCCCCCTTGCCCAGTAACCTTTCATCATCTCTAGCTCCTCCGGGCAGAGTGGGTGAGCCTGTCCTCGATCCCTGACGGAATGTTGACGGGCCCAGTCTCTACAGGTCCTAAGTAGATAACCATCACTGCTGTGAGCTCCTGGGGGCAGCAGCCTTGTCACGTCCAGAAGACAGCGTTCCACAGCACTTACCTTTTGTCCCTTCTTCCTccgtgttccctgagccttggagggtaTGATACAGATGTCCCTTTGAGAGTCACTTACTCCACTTTTGTCAGTTATGAGTCTGCATTAACTGTTGCCTGCTGGTCTAGAAGCCTCTCTGACCCAGGCTCATGGGTATGGACAGAAATAGCCAGAAGGCAGTGTGATACTGTGTGCATTAGTCAGAGCTCTACTACTTGTTGGCCCGTCACCTCCCCAGTCCTGGACCAGGtgtacagtaccaggcatgaattcccttctGTGGGGGCAAACCTCAGATCTCACTGAAAATAGTGCCGTTCCTGCTCTGGTAGGCATATCTTGCCTGGTCGGTTGTAGCTTGCAGGGTTCATAGCTGTGTAAGACTGATGAACCTTCTCTCACAGACCTTGAACTGGTCTTCCTACCTCATTCCCTGAGTGTTAgggttgattgtgtgtgtgtgtctttatggctggttttatgtggtactgaggattgaatccagggcttcatgcatgctaggcaagtgttctatctCCAGCTCCATCTTGTCTTGTTTATTGAACatagggccctgtgcatgctaggctgGCACTGACTAGTCTGGCTTTGTGTCTGATTTGCATTTATTCCTCCTCACCTTTCACCTCTGTGAGCTGTTCCTgaaattctgtgtgtgtttgtgtttgtccgTGGTCCTTATATTCACTTGAGAGCCAGTAGAACTGGATGAGAGCAGCAGACATGAAGTCTTCTTCCTTACAGACACTTAGACTCTGACGTGTAAAAGCAGAGCATGGTCTCCTTGAGGTTGAGGGCTGTGTGGGCCAAAGATACTTTCCCCTTAAAAAAAATTGCCATTGAAAGTTGTTTTTCTGTGGGCAGGTTATAAATAGATATGAAATCTGTCTGAAGTGGTTTTTGGTCCCTCTCGCTTTACTATCTTTCACTTTACACTTGAGAACACAGAATCTGAATGACTTGCTGAAAGTCACTTAGCTAATGAGAAACAGTCAATACAAGACATTCTGTGGCTAGCAAGGTGGCTCAAGAACTGACAACCCAGAAATTCTCTTCTGAATCGCGACCTGTGTGTTCTATTAGGAACTAATGTGCAGTGGCCTGAAGAAACGGCTCAGCATTTAGgaacacttgttgcttttgcagaggacccaggttcaattcccggcacccccatggtagctcacaaccatccataattacagttccagaggatccaacatcctcttctggcctcctcaggcagtAGGCACATAAGTAGTGcaccacatatatgcagacaaagtactcatgcacataaaataaaaataaatcacagccgggcggtggtggcgcacgcctttaatcccagcactcgggaggcagagccaggcggatctctgtgagttcgaggccagcctgggctaccaagtgagtcccaggaaaggcgcaaagctacacagagaaaccctgtctcgaaaaaccaaaaaaaaaaaaaaaaaaaaaaaatcacaaaaactgGTGTATACtgagaaatttttgtttgttttgtttttgttcatttgtttttccagacagggtttctctgtttagccctggctgtcctggaacgcgatctgtagaccaagctggcctcaaactcacagagatcagcctgcctctgcctcctgagtgctggaatcaaaggtgtgcaccaccactgccccgcaagttttgtttttttgttgcaAGGTGtcactatacagccctggctgacctagaactcactaggtagaagaggctggtcttgaactcataggaTTGAGGTCCACctggcctcagcttccccaatgctggtattaaaggcatgtgtgactATATCCTGCCAGAAATGATTCTTGAAACATCCCCATCAGAGACAGGTATAGAGAAAATGGGGCCTTGTTAAATGCTCacatcttccttcttcccagttcTCCTTGCAGTGGGAACCTCAATCAGgtaggatttctttttctttttcttttctttcttttttattttaaagagttatttatttattaagtatgcaacattctgcctgcatgtatgcctgcaggccaggagggggcaccagatctcattatagatggctgtgagccaccatgtggttgctgggaattgaactcaggacttccggaagaacaaccagtgttcttaacctctgagccatctctccagcccaaggtaGGATTTCTTTATGGCTTATAGAATAAATTGGAGTGCatatgttctttttcatttttttttcttttttaaagatgtatttattatgtacatagtattctgcctgcttgtattcctgcacaccagaagagggcaccaggtcttattacagatggttgagagccaccatgtggttgctgggaattgaactcaggacctctggaagagcagccagtgctcttaacccctgagccatctctccagccccccccccttttttttttggttttttgagacagagtttctctgtgtagcttttggagcctgtcctggaactcactctgtagtccaggctgatcttgaactcagagatctgcctgcctctgcctccccaagtgctggaataaaagacgtgcaccaccactgccctgttcaAAATCTTAATTGCTATGTACCTCTATGACATATTTACACTGAAAtttaactttacattttttttttctatataggTACATCAGTTCTCATTATgcatcagaaaaatgaaaaaacagaagaaaattctATGGAAAAAGGGAATTCATTTAGCTTTTTCTGAGAAATGGAATACTGGGTTTGGAAGCTTTAAGAAGTTCTATTTTCCTCAAAACCTGTGCTTTCTGAAAGCTAAGGTGGGAAGGCCAGTTGTTTGGGGTCGACAGGTGAAGCATTTCCAGTGTAGTAAGAAGGCTCTTCACATCCAGAAATCATGGATCCGGGATGCCCCACCTTGTGCAAGGGCGAAGTCTGGAGTGGCCGCTCACAATGGTAGTACTTTGTATGCCAAAGTGAAAAGAAAGGACCCCAAGCACTTCGTTTCTTCCTCCAGGCGTCTCCCGAAACACCAAGCAGATAAGGTACTGCCATCAGCAAAGACCTCGGACCATGAGTACTGCAGAGAGGAAAGTCTCCTGAAGGCAGTTGCTGGCCTGTCAGCAAGTACTGTCTTGGGTAAGGCCAGTGGGCACAAACCTCGGACAGGCGCACAAGCTTCCGACTTTCCCATGAAGTTCAATGGGGAGAGCCAAAGTCCAGGTGAGAGTGGCGAGGTTGTGGTCTTGAACAGACATAGAAAACGCGTTTGCTGCGGCTGCTACCAAGGGCTAGAGCACCACAGGAATGGGAAACCACTGATTCCAAAAAAGTTCCAACTTAATCAACATCGAAGAGTCAAAGTGTCTCTTATGATGTATGAGAAATTATCCATGATTAGATTTCGGTATAGGATTTTGagatcccagcacttcagaacgAAAAACAGAGTTTGCAAGCTAAGAAAAGCCCAGCGAAGCTGGGTACAGAAGGTCACTGGGGACCATCAAGAGAACCTTAGGGGTAACACTGAGGGTGGCGGCAGTTGCAGCCCAGTCCCTTCCCCAGAACCTAAGGACCCTTGTCAGTGTCAGCCATACTTTCCAGACATGGACGCCAGTGTTGCGGTGAAGGGGAAGAACTCTCATGTGCCTGATGGCCACACTAAAGAAAGCCCTTTCTTGGACAAGGAGCATAGTTTAGACGAAGCATTCCCTGACCAACAGAATGGCAGTGCCACATACGCCTGGGACCAGTCCCCCTCTTCTCCTAAGTGGGagtgtacagagcaagctcctgAGACCCCTTTAACCGAGCATCCTTCTAGCACTAAGTTCCCTCCAGAAACGGGCAGAGCGAGTCTGACTCTGGGTCAGGAAAGTGGGACAAGTGCTGCCGGTGACGACAGAGTCACACTGTCAGTGTCTGGAGCAGACACGTCTGTGAGTCCTGTCGATGGGCCTGTGTCTGAAGAGCCTCCTCAGAACGAGAACTTCCAGATGGAGGAGGATGGATCTCTCAAGCAGAACATTCTTAGTTCTAAGCTGCTGGACCACCCCTACTGTAAAAGTCCTCTGGACGCTCCCTTGGTGTGCAGTGAACTCAAAGTAGAAAGCCAAGTGGCGGGTGGCAAGAGCAGTCAGAAAGCTTCTCCCGTGGATGATGAGCAGCTCTCCACCTGCCTTTCTGGTATGCACTGTTCCTTGTTGCCCTCCAACCTCTGGCCCACGCTTGGTGTCCATTATCCTTTCCAGAAGAGTCTTGGTTTACCTCCCACACATGGCTTTCCCTTTAAGCCATTAGATGTTTGTGATGCCTTTTACGATGCTCCGTTATGGAGATGTTGCTTAGCTCCCTTCTTGGTTTCTTGATGGACACTTGTATCGATTTTGCTATAAGGATTCAATGAACTCTCTTACCCAATTGTTTCTTTAAGTTAAATTTCCATTCTAATTGCTGGTAAAGAATATTGatacttaaacattttaattggatGGACAAGTTACCTTTTAAACTTAAGTTTTACCAGTTAGTCTTACAGATTACAGATAAGAATTTTGTAAGATTGGGTGTCcaggtagcccagtctggcctcaaacttgccatgtagttgag
Coding sequences:
- the Senp5 gene encoding sentrin-specific protease 5 isoform X1, producing MPAGQEGAPDLIIDGCEPPCGCWELNSGLPEEQPVFLTSEPSLQPKVHQFSLCIRKMKKQKKILWKKGIHLAFSEKWNTGFGSFKKFYFPQNLCFLKAKVGRPVVWGRQVKHFQCSKKALHIQKSWIRDAPPCARAKSGVAAHNGSTLYAKVKRKDPKHFVSSSRRLPKHQADKVLPSAKTSDHEYCREESLLKAVAGLSASTVLGKASGHKPRTGAQASDFPMKFNGESQSPGESGEVVVLNRHRKRVCCGCYQGLEHHRNGKPLIPKKFQLNQHRRVKVSLMMYEKLSMIRFRYRILRSQHFRTKNRVCKLRKAQRSWVQKVTGDHQENLRGNTEGGGSCSPVPSPEPKDPCQCQPYFPDMDASVAVKGKNSHVPDGHTKESPFLDKEHSLDEAFPDQQNGSATYAWDQSPSSPKWECTEQAPETPLTEHPSSTKFPPETGRASLTLGQESGTSAAGDDRVTLSVSGADTSVSPVDGPVSEEPPQNENFQMEEDGSLKQNILSSKLLDHPYCKSPLDAPLVCSELKVESQVAGGKSSQKASPVDDEQLSTCLSGFLDEVMKKYGSLVPLSEKDVLGRLKDVFNEDFSNRKPFINREITNYRARHQKCNFRIFYNKHMLDMDDLVTLDGQNWLNDQVINMYGELIMDAVPDKVHFFNSFFHRQLVTKGYNGVKRWTKKVDLFKKSLLLIPIHLEVHWSLITVTLSNRIISFYDSQGIHFKFCVENIRKYLLTEAREKNRPEFLQGWQTAVTKCIPQQKNDSDCGVFVLQYCKCLALEQPFQFSQEDMPRVRKRIYKELCECRLLD
- the Senp5 gene encoding sentrin-specific protease 5 isoform X2; this encodes MKKQKKILWKKGIHLAFSEKWNTGFGSFKKFYFPQNLCFLKAKVGRPVVWGRQVKHFQCSKKALHIQKSWIRDAPPCARAKSGVAAHNGSTLYAKVKRKDPKHFVSSSRRLPKHQADKVLPSAKTSDHEYCREESLLKAVAGLSASTVLGKASGHKPRTGAQASDFPMKFNGESQSPGESGEVVVLNRHRKRVCCGCYQGLEHHRNGKPLIPKKFQLNQHRRVKVSLMMYEKLSMIRFRYRILRSQHFRTKNRVCKLRKAQRSWVQKVTGDHQENLRGNTEGGGSCSPVPSPEPKDPCQCQPYFPDMDASVAVKGKNSHVPDGHTKESPFLDKEHSLDEAFPDQQNGSATYAWDQSPSSPKWECTEQAPETPLTEHPSSTKFPPETGRASLTLGQESGTSAAGDDRVTLSVSGADTSVSPVDGPVSEEPPQNENFQMEEDGSLKQNILSSKLLDHPYCKSPLDAPLVCSELKVESQVAGGKSSQKASPVDDEQLSTCLSGFLDEVMKKYGSLVPLSEKDVLGRLKDVFNEDFSNRKPFINREITNYRARHQKCNFRIFYNKHMLDMDDLVTLDGQNWLNDQVINMYGELIMDAVPDKVHFFNSFFHRQLVTKGYNGVKRWTKKVDLFKKSLLLIPIHLEVHWSLITVTLSNRIISFYDSQGIHFKFCVENIRKYLLTEAREKNRPEFLQGWQTAVTKCIPQQKNDSDCGVFVLQYCKCLALEQPFQFSQEDMPRVRKRIYKELCECRLLD